In one window of Coleofasciculaceae cyanobacterium DNA:
- a CDS encoding transglutaminase family protein, translating to MSSRYCLCYKRKYARLLFALNQRIYQDCKYIIRDTGEPFPAGVTWRGKQGSCRDYTVLFMDVCRAVGIAARFVSGYQEGDFEQQSRDLHAWVEIYLPGAGWRGYDPTLGLLVSDRHIPLAASAIPSYAAAVEGSVTPVTTGAKIISDLQAQISIKAL from the coding sequence ATTAGCTCAAGATATTGCCTTTGCTACAAAAGAAAATACGCTAGACTTTTATTTGCTCTCAATCAACGTATCTATCAAGACTGCAAATATATTATTAGAGATACGGGCGAACCCTTCCCAGCTGGAGTAACATGGCGAGGCAAACAAGGCTCATGCCGAGATTATACAGTTCTGTTTATGGATGTGTGTCGAGCAGTGGGAATTGCGGCACGGTTTGTGAGTGGCTATCAAGAAGGAGATTTCGAGCAACAGTCGCGGGATCTTCATGCTTGGGTAGAGATTTATCTACCTGGGGCTGGTTGGCGGGGTTACGATCCTACTTTAGGTTTGCTAGTTAGCGATCGCCATATTCCCCTAGCTGCCAGCGCCATTCCTAGCTATGCTGCTGCGGTAGAAGGTTCTGTAACCCCCGTAACTACGGGAGCGAAAATTATCTCAGATCTTCAGGCACAAATATCAATCAAGGCTCTATAG